The DNA region GTCTCAGAGACCggtttttggaaaaaattaacaaaTGGTTTCAACAAACCTCGACACCAAAAAGAACGACGTATTTCAAATTTCCATCGCAAAtagttttcattatttcctCGACCTCAGGTACGATCATGCTGAATTTAGTTTTCTCGACGACACCGCCTGTGGCATGTGAGATGTCCAACTCGGCGACCGTGTGCAACAATCCTTTAGGATACTGTAGAAACGATAAACTATTGATTATGTGTACTgactacagatcagtcatttctGGATATAagaagttttcaaggaatttcaaagaaaatctCACACCACCACCAGAGGTAACGATGAAATGGTCTACTTACAGCGCTAAACTTTTGTGAATTTTCTTTCGCTTACCTGTTCAGTTACGATGAGTGGAATTTCTAAAATCTTCGTCATTTCagtctaaaaaaaaaacagagaCAAAAATGATCAGAAGAGTCAAGCGAGAGGACTTAGACTCatcagagagagagggggagagggagagccggagagggagagaaagaGAGGGGGGAAAGGAGAGATTCAATAGTTGTGCACAGTTCGAACCCATATTCGACGTGTTATTTGATGTCCTCACCAATCTTTTAGAGATTTCcacaatttcattgaaatatttgatagaCGGCCGGAACCTTTCCTGTATGTCACACATAAACACGGCCGTACGGGACGGTTCTAAATTTCCTAAATATTCTACCGACATGggcgccgccattttgtcCACGGAACTGGTCATGTGATCTGCGCTGTTGTGCCCGTAATGCGAATAGAAATCAAGAAGTTACCAGGAATAAAACGAATATTTATAAACGCAGGGACATAATAATTTCAGAAGTCAATTAGCGTGCTgtcaa from Tubulanus polymorphus chromosome 12, tnTubPoly1.2, whole genome shotgun sequence includes:
- the LOC141914004 gene encoding isochorismatase domain-containing protein 1-like; its protein translation is MTSSVDKMAAPMSVEYLGNLEPSRTAVFMCDIQERFRPSIKYFNEIVEISKRLTEMTKILEIPLIVTEQYPKGLLHTVAELDISHATGGVVEKTKFSMIVPEVEEIMKTICDGNLKYVVLFGVETHVCIQQTAIDLMSKGIKVHIVADATSSRFQSDRLIAFDRLRQFGAIITTSESVLFQLLGDKDHPHFKQIQALVKGDTPDTGLLHRS